One stretch of Flavobacterium sp. 9 DNA includes these proteins:
- the hutI gene encoding imidazolonepropionase, with protein sequence MITLITNIKELLQVRETSISKVSGAEMAILPTIKNAFLILKDNLIHDFGSMENLPEIKVDKIIDATGQIVLPSWCDSHTHIVYAGNREQEFVDRINGFSYEEIANRGGGILNSAKKLNETSEEEIYEQSKLRLEEVMHLGTGAVEIKSGYGLTIEGEIKMLRVIKKLAENYPITIKATFLGAHAFPLHYKENKAGYIEEIITKMLPEIAENKLAEYIDVFCETGYFSVEETEQIMQAGIKFGLKPKIHVNQFNSIGGIQSGVKFKALSVDHLEIMNPEDIEALKDSETMPVALPSCSYFLSIPYTPARKMIKAGLPLALATDFNPGSTPSGNMNFVVATACIKMKMTPEEAINAATINGAYAMGISETHGSITKGKKANLILTKPISSYYQIPYAFGSNLIESVFVEGKII encoded by the coding sequence ATGATCACTTTAATAACAAACATAAAAGAATTGCTACAGGTTCGTGAAACTTCAATTTCTAAAGTTTCAGGTGCCGAAATGGCTATTCTTCCAACCATAAAAAATGCCTTTTTAATTTTAAAAGATAATCTGATTCACGATTTTGGATCTATGGAGAATCTGCCAGAAATTAAAGTGGACAAAATTATCGATGCAACCGGTCAAATCGTTCTGCCTTCATGGTGCGACAGTCACACGCATATTGTTTATGCCGGTAATCGTGAGCAAGAATTTGTGGATAGAATTAACGGATTTTCATATGAAGAAATCGCCAATCGTGGCGGCGGAATTTTAAACTCCGCTAAAAAGCTTAACGAAACTTCAGAAGAAGAAATTTATGAGCAATCAAAACTTCGTTTAGAAGAAGTGATGCATTTAGGAACCGGAGCTGTCGAAATTAAATCGGGATACGGATTAACAATCGAAGGCGAAATAAAAATGCTTCGTGTTATTAAAAAACTGGCTGAAAATTATCCAATTACAATAAAAGCTACTTTTCTTGGCGCACATGCTTTTCCGTTGCATTACAAAGAAAACAAAGCAGGTTATATTGAGGAGATTATCACAAAGATGTTACCCGAAATCGCTGAAAATAAATTAGCCGAATATATTGATGTGTTTTGCGAAACAGGTTATTTTTCTGTTGAAGAAACAGAACAAATTATGCAAGCCGGAATCAAATTTGGTCTAAAACCAAAAATCCACGTAAATCAATTCAATTCTATTGGAGGAATACAATCCGGAGTTAAATTTAAAGCCCTTTCTGTCGATCATCTTGAAATTATGAATCCTGAAGATATTGAAGCTTTAAAAGATTCAGAAACGATGCCTGTAGCTTTACCATCGTGCTCTTACTTTTTAAGTATTCCATACACGCCAGCACGCAAAATGATCAAAGCCGGACTTCCTTTAGCATTAGCTACAGATTTTAACCCTGGTTCTACTCCATCCGGAAATATGAACTTTGTAGTTGCAACGGCTTGTATTAAGATGAAAATGACGCCCGAAGAAGCGATAAATGCCGCAACTATTAATGGCGCTTATGCAATGGGAATTTCTGAAACTCACGGAAGTATTACAAAAGGCAAAAAAGCCAATTTAATCCTTACAAAACCTATTTCATCTTATTACCAGATTCCATACGCATTTGGAAGTAATTTAATCGAAAGTGTTTTTGTAGAAGGAAAAATTATTTAA
- a CDS encoding formimidoylglutamase, with amino-acid sequence MEKLIPFTVNDLAKVTNHRSGEIKFGEKMIVIPKGVDKLSFLKESEAKYVLLGIPEDIGVRANFGRPGAASAWESAIKSIANIQHNRFSKGSQIIVLGQINVLEEMRDVENLDFNDIDDRSKLSQLVEKIDKEVSHIIFTIVKAGKTPIIIGGGHNNAYGNIKGSALAKGKPINAINFDAHSDFRILEGRHSGNGFSYAYEEGFLKKYFIFGLHENYTSKSVLDIIKKLEDRVRYNTYDSVNIRKEKDFDREMALALEFIRTDSFGIEIDLDAIPNIASSAMTISGFSVEELRQFISFFGSHRNATYLHICEGAPDLADSPNNNLIGKLIGYLVTDFIKANNEKE; translated from the coding sequence ATGGAGAAACTAATTCCTTTTACTGTAAATGATTTAGCAAAAGTCACAAATCACAGAAGTGGCGAAATAAAATTTGGAGAGAAAATGATTGTTATTCCCAAAGGAGTAGACAAACTCAGTTTCTTGAAGGAAAGTGAAGCTAAATATGTGCTTTTGGGAATACCCGAAGACATTGGCGTACGCGCAAACTTCGGCAGACCCGGAGCGGCTTCTGCATGGGAAAGTGCCATTAAAAGCATTGCTAATATTCAGCACAATCGTTTTTCAAAAGGCAGTCAGATTATTGTTTTAGGACAAATTAATGTTCTGGAAGAAATGCGTGATGTCGAAAATCTTGATTTCAATGATATCGACGACCGATCTAAATTAAGTCAGTTAGTAGAAAAAATAGACAAAGAAGTTTCCCATATTATTTTTACCATTGTAAAAGCTGGAAAAACTCCAATTATCATCGGCGGAGGCCATAATAACGCCTACGGAAATATTAAAGGTTCGGCTTTAGCCAAAGGAAAACCAATAAATGCGATTAATTTTGATGCTCATTCTGATTTTAGAATTTTAGAAGGACGTCATAGCGGAAATGGTTTTTCATACGCTTACGAGGAAGGTTTCTTAAAAAAATACTTCATCTTCGGTTTACACGAAAATTATACTTCAAAAAGTGTTTTAGATATCATCAAAAAACTGGAAGATCGTGTTCGCTACAATACTTATGACAGTGTAAATATTCGTAAAGAAAAAGATTTTGACAGAGAAATGGCTTTGGCTTTGGAATTTATCAGAACAGATTCTTTTGGAATTGAAATTGATTTGGACGCAATTCCAAATATTGCAAGTAGTGCCATGACAATTAGCGGATTTTCTGTAGAAGAATTAAGACAGTTTATTTCCTTTTTCGGATCACATAGAAATGCTACTTATTTGCATATTTGCGAAGGCGCACCAGATTTAGCCGATTCTCCAAATAACAATTTAATTGGCAAATTGATTGGGTATTTAGTAACGGATTTCATTAAAGCCAATAATGAAAAAGAATAA